A genomic segment from Vicinamibacterales bacterium encodes:
- a CDS encoding Mrp/NBP35 family ATP-binding protein → MSQPGIDESAVLEALKVIQDPDLHRDIVSLGFVKRVSIDGEMVSVVIELTTPACPVKDQMRDQAEMLLRQLPGVEKVHVEMTANVRSASSPDEGRAAIPGVKNIIAVGAGKGGVGKTTVSVNLACALARHGSRVGLLDGDVYGPNVPIMLGAKTQLETDDQKIVPAECFGIRTVSIGFLTQDESPVIWRGPMLHGVIQQFFREVNWGELDYLVIDMPPGTGDVALSLSQTVPVSGAVAVTTPQTVSLADTRRAIRMYQKLNIPVLGLLENMSHFVCPSCSHESDIFGKGGGESLAEQIEIPFLGQIPLYEPIRVGGDQGTPIVVAEPECPAAQSLIDAAARLAAQVSIASYETSVDVPVAG, encoded by the coding sequence ATGTCTCAACCGGGTATTGACGAATCGGCGGTGCTGGAAGCGCTTAAGGTAATCCAGGATCCCGATCTTCATCGGGATATCGTGAGCCTCGGATTTGTCAAGCGAGTCAGCATCGATGGGGAGATGGTCTCGGTTGTTATCGAACTCACCACGCCAGCATGTCCTGTCAAGGATCAGATGCGTGACCAGGCTGAAATGTTGCTGCGCCAACTACCTGGGGTTGAGAAGGTGCATGTCGAGATGACGGCTAATGTGCGTTCCGCGTCGTCACCTGACGAAGGACGAGCAGCAATCCCAGGTGTGAAAAACATTATTGCGGTTGGGGCAGGTAAGGGCGGAGTTGGTAAAACAACCGTATCTGTAAACTTAGCCTGCGCGCTGGCTCGACACGGAAGCCGCGTTGGGCTACTCGACGGGGATGTGTACGGGCCGAATGTACCGATCATGCTCGGAGCAAAGACGCAACTGGAGACGGACGACCAGAAGATCGTGCCAGCGGAGTGCTTTGGTATTCGAACCGTATCGATCGGCTTCCTGACGCAGGATGAGTCGCCGGTGATTTGGCGTGGTCCCATGCTACACGGCGTGATCCAGCAGTTCTTTCGAGAAGTCAACTGGGGTGAGTTGGACTACCTTGTAATTGACATGCCTCCCGGGACTGGCGATGTTGCACTCAGCCTGAGCCAAACCGTCCCGGTATCTGGCGCGGTGGCCGTCACTACTCCACAAACGGTATCGTTGGCCGACACACGGCGGGCGATCCGCATGTACCAGAAGCTTAATATTCCGGTGTTAGGACTCTTGGAGAACATGAGCCACTTCGTCTGTCCGAGCTGCAGTCATGAGAGCGACATCTTTGGTAAGGGCGGCGGCGAGTCCCTCGCCGAGCAGATCGAAATTCCATTTTTAGGGCAGATTCCACTCTATGAACCGATCCGTGTTGGTGGCGACCAGGGTACGCCGATTGTTGTAGCCGAACCGGAATGCCCCGCAGCTCAGTCGTTAATTGATGCAGCCGCGCGGCTGGCCGCACAGGTTTCGATTGCTAGCTATGAGACAAGCGTCGATGTCCCTGTAGCGGGATGA
- a CDS encoding pitrilysin family protein — MNIPFIKHTLANGLDVIVHEDHGCPIVAVNVWYHVGSKNEQPGRTGFAHLFEHLMFEGSQHTNQGYFFPLQQAGAELNGSTNADRTNYWEVVPSSALDLALWMESDRMGHLLPALTREKFENQRDVVLNERRQNYENRPYGMVGMATMEALYPVDHPYSWMTIGRIKDLQAAELDEVRSFFKTFYGPANASLTIAGDVEVDKVLEMAEHYFEEISGGPVPPAVEIERPLICDERRLLIEDRVELPRLYLAWHSPQLFGPGDAELDLLSDVLSNGKASRLYRTLVHELRLATDVSVVQSSRELSGVFQIVATAAPGHTLREIDDVISIELERVSSEELTTDELHRSLTQIETSFVCQLETVGGFGGKSDQLNGYNVVVNDPGYFETDLSRYRNATSATIARISRDHLSNRQRIAVSVVPIGATTLALADSVVAEVS, encoded by the coding sequence ATGAACATCCCGTTCATTAAGCACACACTCGCCAATGGTCTCGATGTGATAGTCCATGAGGACCACGGCTGTCCAATCGTTGCAGTGAATGTTTGGTATCACGTTGGTTCAAAGAACGAACAACCGGGGCGCACCGGGTTTGCACATCTGTTCGAGCATCTGATGTTTGAGGGATCTCAGCATACCAACCAAGGATATTTTTTCCCGTTACAGCAAGCTGGTGCTGAACTAAACGGTTCAACTAACGCCGATCGTACCAACTACTGGGAAGTTGTGCCCTCGAGTGCCCTCGATTTGGCTCTTTGGATGGAGTCGGACCGGATGGGCCACTTGCTGCCGGCTTTGACGCGCGAGAAATTTGAGAATCAGCGGGATGTTGTGCTTAACGAACGCCGGCAGAACTATGAGAATCGTCCATATGGCATGGTTGGGATGGCAACCATGGAGGCTCTCTATCCCGTCGACCATCCATATAGCTGGATGACGATTGGCCGGATTAAAGACCTTCAGGCTGCCGAGCTCGACGAAGTTCGTTCGTTCTTCAAAACTTTTTACGGTCCGGCGAACGCCTCGCTGACAATCGCCGGTGATGTCGAAGTAGATAAGGTGCTTGAAATGGCTGAGCACTACTTTGAAGAGATTTCCGGAGGGCCAGTGCCTCCGGCGGTCGAAATTGAGCGACCTCTGATTTGCGATGAGCGGCGCTTATTAATTGAAGACCGAGTCGAACTGCCTAGGCTCTATCTTGCTTGGCATTCTCCTCAACTCTTCGGGCCAGGTGATGCGGAACTTGATCTTCTTTCCGATGTACTGTCAAACGGCAAAGCATCACGCCTCTACAGAACCCTGGTACACGAACTGCGATTGGCAACGGACGTGAGTGTCGTTCAGTCTTCACGGGAGTTGTCTGGTGTTTTTCAGATTGTGGCCACTGCCGCGCCAGGGCATACCCTTCGCGAGATTGACGACGTAATTTCCATCGAGCTTGAGCGGGTAAGTTCTGAGGAGCTGACGACTGATGAACTTCATCGTAGTCTTACGCAGATCGAAACAAGTTTTGTATGCCAACTGGAGACGGTCGGAGGGTTTGGTGGTAAATCGGATCAGCTCAATGGTTATAACGTTGTGGTGAACGATCCAGGATACTTTGAGACCGACCTCTCGCGGTACCGTAATGCGACAAGTGCTACGATCGCCAGAATCTCACGAGACCATCTATCGAACCGGCAACGGATCGCGGTGAGCGTTGTGCCAATTGGGGCGACCACGCTTGCACTAGCAGATTCGGTTGTCGCAGAGGTGTCTTAA
- a CDS encoding amidase — protein sequence MTSELYLRTIAELAPQVKAGAISALELTDACLEQITKREADLNAFIAVDRDGARATASRADDEIAAGQYRGPLHGIPISVKDMVAVAGLPTTAASRVRPTTPAQHDATIVANLKAAGAVVLGKCNLHEFAFGTTGEESAFGPTRNPHDTSRSPGGSSGGSAAAVAAGMSYGSIGTDTGGSIRIPSAACGVVGLKPSFGELSCDGVVPLSRSLDHVGPLARSVVDVWLLYRAMGGEQTTVPLKGTTRKKLRLGVPRRHFMDHLDPHVRDQFNDALDRLGNAGVDLSDVDVPHAGEIAAVYLHIVLPEGMTYHSKTLNSRPEDYTPGVRRRLEMGHYILAEDYLRAQRGREMLRREVTEALSGHDALVLPTLAIPAPPFGIESVTVGGLTESVRNLTLRLTQVFNLTGHPAISIPSGNTPTGLPCGLQLVGHTNQTVNLLTAARYVEETIR from the coding sequence TTGACTTCGGAACTCTACCTTCGCACGATCGCTGAACTGGCACCCCAAGTCAAAGCAGGTGCGATCTCGGCGCTAGAACTTACCGATGCTTGCCTCGAGCAAATCACCAAGCGCGAGGCTGACCTCAATGCCTTCATCGCTGTCGATAGAGACGGTGCCAGAGCTACCGCTAGTCGCGCAGACGATGAAATCGCTGCCGGCCAGTACCGTGGACCACTGCACGGTATCCCAATATCAGTCAAGGACATGGTCGCTGTTGCCGGATTGCCGACGACAGCGGCATCGAGAGTCCGGCCAACGACACCAGCTCAACATGATGCAACCATCGTTGCCAACCTTAAGGCTGCGGGTGCAGTCGTGCTCGGCAAATGCAATCTGCACGAGTTCGCGTTTGGTACAACAGGAGAAGAGTCGGCATTCGGGCCAACCCGTAATCCCCATGACACTTCGCGGTCACCCGGCGGTTCCAGCGGCGGCTCGGCGGCAGCTGTCGCGGCCGGTATGTCTTATGGATCGATCGGAACAGATACCGGAGGATCAATACGGATCCCTTCAGCAGCGTGCGGCGTTGTTGGCTTGAAACCTAGTTTTGGTGAATTGTCGTGCGATGGCGTTGTACCGCTCAGTCGGTCACTTGACCACGTGGGCCCTTTGGCACGAAGCGTGGTGGACGTCTGGCTCCTCTACCGGGCAATGGGGGGCGAACAAACTACGGTGCCACTTAAGGGCACAACAAGAAAAAAACTACGGCTTGGTGTGCCACGGCGGCATTTCATGGATCATCTTGACCCACACGTTCGTGATCAATTCAACGATGCTTTGGACCGGCTCGGCAACGCCGGTGTGGACCTTAGTGACGTTGACGTGCCCCACGCAGGAGAAATCGCAGCCGTTTACCTGCATATAGTCTTACCCGAGGGTATGACCTATCACTCCAAAACACTCAACTCTCGGCCTGAGGATTACACCCCAGGCGTTCGCCGACGTCTAGAAATGGGACACTACATACTCGCCGAAGATTACCTGAGAGCGCAGCGCGGCCGGGAAATGTTGCGACGTGAAGTGACTGAAGCGCTGTCAGGCCACGACGCCCTTGTCCTTCCCACGCTCGCCATCCCCGCTCCACCATTCGGTATCGAGTCAGTTACCGTGGGCGGTCTGACTGAGTCAGTCAGGAATCTGACCCTCCGACTCACCCAAGTGTTCAACCTCACTGGTCATCCGGCAATCTCGATCCCGAGTGGTAACACGCCCACCGGCCTTCCGTGTGGTCTTCAACTCGTCGGTCATACGAATCAGACAGTGAACTTGCTCACTGCCGCGCGATACGTTGAAGAGACCATCCGATAG
- a CDS encoding pitrilysin family protein: MRVDRSKLPEVGPDPSFTFPSVCKVILPNGLSVWSVEHRKIPVVSCLLLLPGGSAEDPMDQAGVTSLTAALLDEGCGKRSGLELHRLLGRLGTQLNVRVGMDATTLRLTMLRRFSNKALSLLAELVGEPRFEPEAFERLRKLRLDRLAQLREVPAAIADRAFAHVLYRDQPYGHLPFGTESAIRRLTRDDIVARHSQAYRPSEAIVILAGDATHAEFEQMAGEAFGDWKAVDTEGQQSERIPHGESKRASLVVWDRPQAAQSELRIGHVAVARNTPDYFPLLVMNTALGGQFTSRINLNLREAKGYTYGAQSSFDFRREPGPFSVQTSVQTDVTANAIQEVLGELHAVRDGRPLTDSEIVHAKRTLTRGYPQGFETANQIVRGLAQLALHDLPDDHFTQFSPSVTAVQSEDIVRVTQTHLDPLHLSTVVVGDLTVIKDGLQGIGLDAPEKIVLP; encoded by the coding sequence ATGCGGGTCGATCGTTCAAAGCTGCCAGAAGTCGGACCCGATCCTTCTTTCACTTTTCCATCAGTGTGCAAGGTAATCCTTCCCAATGGCCTTTCCGTCTGGAGCGTTGAGCACCGCAAGATACCTGTCGTGAGCTGTTTACTCTTACTTCCAGGAGGCTCAGCCGAGGATCCGATGGACCAGGCGGGGGTTACATCTCTAACCGCGGCACTCCTAGATGAGGGCTGTGGTAAACGCTCCGGTCTTGAATTACATCGGTTGCTGGGGCGCCTAGGCACGCAACTCAATGTCAGAGTTGGAATGGACGCGACGACGCTCCGCCTGACGATGCTTCGTCGTTTTTCGAATAAAGCACTGTCCTTACTAGCTGAACTTGTGGGCGAGCCGCGTTTCGAGCCCGAAGCGTTCGAACGACTTCGGAAACTTCGTTTAGACCGTTTGGCACAGCTCAGAGAAGTCCCAGCGGCTATCGCCGATCGTGCATTCGCGCATGTTTTGTATCGTGACCAACCCTACGGGCATCTGCCATTTGGGACGGAGTCTGCCATCCGCAGGCTAACCAGAGACGACATCGTTGCGAGGCACTCCCAAGCCTATCGCCCATCTGAGGCGATCGTGATCTTAGCCGGAGATGCTACCCACGCGGAGTTTGAACAAATGGCTGGTGAGGCTTTTGGTGATTGGAAAGCAGTGGATACGGAGGGTCAGCAGTCAGAACGAATACCCCACGGTGAATCGAAGCGGGCTTCTCTCGTTGTCTGGGACCGTCCACAGGCTGCACAATCAGAATTGCGGATTGGCCACGTGGCTGTTGCTAGGAATACCCCTGACTATTTTCCGCTCCTGGTCATGAACACAGCGCTGGGTGGCCAGTTCACCAGCCGAATCAACCTGAATCTACGTGAAGCTAAGGGTTACACCTACGGTGCGCAATCGTCGTTCGACTTTCGCCGAGAGCCCGGGCCGTTTTCGGTCCAGACAAGTGTTCAGACAGATGTGACCGCAAACGCAATTCAAGAGGTGCTCGGGGAACTGCATGCCGTGCGTGATGGACGCCCACTCACAGACTCTGAGATCGTACATGCCAAGCGGACATTGACGCGGGGATATCCGCAAGGGTTCGAAACCGCTAATCAGATTGTTCGCGGGTTAGCCCAACTGGCGCTACACGACTTGCCCGATGATCACTTTACCCAGTTCAGTCCGAGTGTTACTGCTGTTCAATCGGAGGATATCGTCAGAGTCACTCAGACGCATCTTGACCCGCTTCACCTTTCGACTGTAGTTGTTGGTGACCTAACAGTGATTAAGGACGGACTCCAGGGCATTGGTCTCGATGCACCTGAGAAGATTGTTCTGCCGTGA
- a CDS encoding UvrD-helicase domain-containing protein has translation MTSDPRVSRRPNPGSALPAKARQLAADPSRNLVLEASAGTGKTTVLVERYLNLLRAGVDPSNVLAVTFTRKAAVEMRERIFDELRNAADHSEEARRYWRSLRDRTSDIAITTIDAFCLSLLREFPLEADLDPDFGVADETEIPRLMAQALDRAQHIIISMAMRDECVSLLLTYLDTANLRRGLERLLQGRLVASEALRRFLTKRPKSLTLTQVTGRVAQKLQDLFNEAPDGFSSFLANGPIGQPDFRMLSVDLRRLMLPDEMEQLEVRSLVDRLSEHLLTRAGRPRRRLPYRSSDYPSDAARKCHIRAVHHIGPLFADVLSGYRRDLGVILARGVRRAYRIAEREYRRTLRAHAVLDFTDLQVHALGLLRQMDEFAQSRYRLESRYHHVLVDEFQDTSRAQWELVSLLVQSWGEGIGIVQAAPMPPSIFVVGDRKQSIYRFRDADIGLFNEATDYISRLRPGTPVRAAISQSFRALPELLAFVNDLCGSIDKRPHRSDAFRFEPQDHFPLDVDKSEPNSGQTTAHSDRPSLGIALGNNEASCASAIAGEIDRLITKESVRDPHTGLRRAIRPDDIAILFRSRISHREYERALSARGLPAYVYKGLGFFEAEEIQDLRVLIRFLAEPSSNFWAAAFLRSGFSRLSDEAIRALAPDIASAVTGTDEPVNNELLSMQDRERVQLVRTGISRWLKLVDWIPPAELVDRVLNESAYLFETRGPRSLQARENLKKMRELLRRIQNRGYVTLSRIADHIDRLSTGGESNAVIDAAGAVHLMTVHAAKGLEFPVVFVVGLSRGVGGATPPIQVIPDRGDGLPLVTVWGARPEIENDERARELEETKRLLYVAVTRARDGLYLGIVRRDKRLSPGRGSLAEVLPKSFIAKIDAITGTSRWVGWSPSDLSGARHRFRLCDSDDSSRFAPAEPPVASLEQPAPNDDFSAWSC, from the coding sequence TTGACGTCTGACCCACGCGTTTCGCGGCGTCCAAATCCAGGAAGCGCCCTGCCGGCAAAGGCTAGGCAGCTTGCTGCAGATCCATCACGTAACCTAGTACTCGAGGCATCGGCGGGTACCGGAAAGACGACAGTGCTGGTCGAGCGTTACCTTAATTTACTCCGAGCTGGTGTCGATCCTTCTAACGTGTTAGCGGTCACTTTTACCCGAAAGGCTGCGGTCGAGATGCGGGAGCGAATCTTCGATGAACTCCGGAACGCGGCCGACCATTCAGAGGAAGCACGTCGCTATTGGCGCTCCTTGCGTGATCGAACCAGCGATATCGCTATTACCACGATCGATGCGTTTTGCTTGTCGTTGTTGCGGGAGTTTCCGCTGGAAGCTGACCTCGACCCGGATTTTGGTGTTGCGGACGAGACTGAAATTCCCCGTTTGATGGCCCAAGCGCTCGACCGAGCACAGCACATTATTATTAGCATGGCAATGCGCGACGAGTGTGTGTCGTTGCTACTCACATACCTAGACACCGCGAATCTTCGACGAGGTCTCGAGCGTTTGTTGCAAGGCCGACTTGTGGCGTCAGAGGCGCTAAGACGATTTCTGACAAAGAGGCCCAAGAGCTTGACCTTGACACAGGTCACGGGACGCGTCGCGCAGAAGTTACAAGATCTTTTTAATGAAGCGCCTGACGGGTTCAGCTCCTTCCTCGCCAATGGCCCAATCGGTCAGCCGGATTTCAGGATGCTATCCGTAGACCTCCGGCGGCTGATGTTGCCCGACGAGATGGAACAGCTGGAGGTGCGTAGTCTCGTTGACCGTCTTTCAGAGCACCTCCTAACACGTGCTGGACGACCCCGCCGCCGGCTCCCGTACCGGTCATCGGATTACCCATCGGACGCAGCTCGTAAATGTCATATCCGTGCGGTCCATCACATTGGACCTCTTTTCGCTGACGTTTTATCTGGATACAGACGTGATTTAGGCGTGATCCTCGCGCGTGGTGTCCGCCGCGCGTATCGGATTGCTGAGCGGGAATACCGCCGTACACTTCGAGCGCACGCAGTGCTGGATTTTACCGACCTTCAAGTGCACGCGCTCGGACTACTTCGACAAATGGATGAATTTGCTCAGAGCCGTTATCGCCTCGAGTCCCGCTATCACCACGTGCTGGTTGACGAATTTCAAGACACTAGCCGCGCGCAGTGGGAACTGGTGTCGTTACTCGTACAGTCGTGGGGGGAAGGAATCGGAATTGTGCAAGCTGCACCCATGCCACCGTCGATATTTGTGGTGGGGGACCGGAAGCAGTCAATCTATCGGTTTCGCGATGCTGACATCGGTCTCTTCAACGAAGCAACTGACTATATCTCCCGTCTGCGGCCTGGCACACCTGTTCGAGCGGCAATCAGCCAGAGTTTTCGGGCCCTTCCTGAATTATTGGCTTTCGTGAATGATCTTTGTGGTTCGATTGACAAGCGACCCCACAGATCTGATGCCTTCCGATTCGAACCGCAAGACCACTTTCCTCTGGACGTTGACAAGTCTGAGCCGAATAGTGGCCAGACTACTGCGCATTCTGATCGCCCATCGCTCGGGATAGCGTTGGGGAACAACGAAGCTTCCTGTGCGTCAGCTATCGCTGGAGAAATCGACCGGCTCATTACCAAAGAGAGTGTACGAGATCCTCACACTGGGCTGAGACGAGCCATTCGGCCAGATGACATCGCGATTCTCTTCCGTTCACGGATTAGTCACCGTGAGTATGAGCGAGCTTTGTCGGCGCGCGGTCTTCCGGCATACGTCTATAAGGGACTTGGGTTTTTCGAGGCCGAAGAGATTCAGGACCTCCGAGTACTTATTAGGTTTTTGGCCGAGCCTTCATCGAATTTCTGGGCAGCCGCGTTCTTGCGATCGGGATTTTCAAGACTTTCGGATGAAGCGATACGAGCGCTTGCACCAGACATTGCTAGCGCGGTTACCGGCACCGATGAACCTGTTAATAACGAACTTCTTTCGATGCAGGATCGTGAGCGAGTTCAGTTAGTTCGGACCGGAATTTCCCGGTGGCTCAAACTTGTCGATTGGATTCCACCTGCCGAACTTGTCGACCGCGTGCTTAATGAGTCGGCTTACCTCTTCGAAACACGAGGACCCCGATCACTACAGGCGAGGGAGAACCTCAAAAAAATGCGCGAACTCCTTCGGCGAATTCAAAATCGCGGTTACGTCACGCTGTCACGGATTGCCGATCATATCGATCGTCTTTCCACTGGTGGCGAATCCAATGCGGTGATTGATGCTGCGGGCGCTGTCCATCTGATGACGGTTCATGCTGCCAAGGGCCTTGAGTTCCCAGTTGTTTTTGTCGTTGGGCTCTCTCGTGGAGTGGGTGGCGCAACTCCGCCCATTCAGGTCATACCCGATCGTGGAGATGGTTTACCGCTTGTCACCGTCTGGGGTGCACGTCCAGAGATTGAAAACGATGAACGAGCGCGTGAGCTAGAAGAAACGAAACGTCTGTTGTATGTTGCGGTCACCCGAGCGCGTGATGGACTTTATCTAGGTATTGTGCGTCGCGATAAACGACTTTCACCTGGCCGCGGTAGTCTCGCAGAAGTACTGCCTAAATCATTTATTGCGAAGATTGATGCGATTACCGGAACCTCTCGTTGGGTGGGGTGGTCACCGAGCGACCTGAGCGGTGCGCGGCATCGTTTTAGGCTCTGCGATTCTGATGACTCGTCGCGGTTCGCACCGGCGGAGCCTCCAGTGGCTTCGCTAGAGCAGCCAGCGCCCAATGATGATTTCTCGGCTTGGTCTTGTTAG